From a region of the Gossypium raimondii isolate GPD5lz chromosome 10, ASM2569854v1, whole genome shotgun sequence genome:
- the LOC105777946 gene encoding calcium/calmodulin-regulated receptor-like kinase 1, with translation MRTCELGLVFGTTIGVGVGIILAMAIAWYIMYRKKRFDRSHDTEKVGPRADNHPIRIHGSDSSTVLSDSNHSRDSPRTSEWSNMPQWLEGLRRKSVASACGIPKYSYKELQKATWNFTTNIGEGAFGPVYKAQITTGQTVAVKVLATDSKQGAMEFLTEVLLLGRLHHRNLVNLMGYCAERGLHMLVYVYMSNGSLASHLYNEKLEPLTWNLRVQIALDVARGLEYLHYGAVPPVVHRDIKSSNILLDHFMKARVADFGISRQEKSALHSSSDIKGTFGYVDPEYISTSIFTKKSDVYSFGVLLFELMSGKNAQKNLMEYVEFVALGVEDNEGWEEIADPRLEGKFDVQQLNFMGGLAYNCVNPVSRKRPSMRKIVLALSEILKPRNSETYRVITEETTFELDLQGTFDSSLTER, from the exons atgaGAACTTGCGAGTTGGGATTAGTTTTTGGCACCACCATTGGAGTAGGAGTTGGTATTATTTTGGCCATGGCTATTGCATGGTACATTATGTACCGAAAGAAACGTTTCGATCGATCTCATGATACGGAAAAGGTTGGTCCAAGGGCTGACAATCACCCCATCCGTATTCATGGATCAGATTCCAGCACAGTATTGTCGGATTCTAACCATAGTCGAGATTCCCCTAGGACATCTGAATGGAGTAACATGCCCCAATGGTTAGAAGGGCTTCGGAGGAAGAGTGTGGCATCCGCATGCGGCATACCAAAATACTCTTACAA AGAGCTACAAAAAGCCACATGGAATTTTACGACGAATATAGGTGAAGGGGCATTTGGTCCTGTTTATAAAGCTCAAATAACAACTGGTCAGACAGTTGCTGTTAAAGTGCTTGCTACTGATTCCAAGCAAGGTGCAATGGAATTCCTTACTGAG GTTCTGTTGCTTGGAAGATTACACCATAGGAACCTCGTGAACTTGATGGGGTATTGTGCTGAAAGAGGACTGCATATGCTTGTTTATGTTTATATGAGCAATGGAAGCCTTGCCTCCCATTTATACA ATGAAAAACTTGAGCCTTTGACCTGGAATCTGAGGGTACAGATAGCTCTAGATGTGGCAAGGGGTTTGGAATATCTTCATTATGGG GCTGTTCCACCAGTAGTGCACCGGGACATCAAATCGTCGAATATTTTGTTGGATCACTTCATGAAAGCTAGA GTAGCTGACTTTGGGATTTCAAGGCAGGAGAAGAGTGCTTTGCATTCTTCATCTGATATTAAAGGAACTTTCGGTTACGTAGACCCAGAATACATATCTACATCAATTTTTACTAAGAAAAGTGATGTTTACAGTTTCGGGGTTCTCCTATTTGAACTAATGAGTGGCAAGAATGCACAGAAGAATCTCATGGAATACGTAGAGTTT GTGGCTCTTGGTGTAGAGGACAATGAAGGGTGGGAAGAGATTGCAGACCCTAGACTTGAAGGAAAATTTGATGTTCAACAACTAAATTTTATGGGTGGTCTTGCTTATAATTGTGTAAATCCTGTTTCAAGAAAAAGGCCCTCAATGAGGAAGATTGTGTTGGCACTGTCCGAGATTCTTAAGCCGAGGAACTCGGAAACCTACCGGGTTATAACAGAAGAAACTACTTTTGAACTGGACTTACAAGGGACTTTTGATTCTTCCTTAACTGAAAGATGA
- the LOC105775103 gene encoding alpha-farnesene synthase, protein MECSRQVQVVDDKQQVVSCHLKSAAFDEIQQRRSANYKANIWQYDFLQSLPTIYNGVEYTLRVENLKENVKDMFVEAKDQLAKLELIDIIRKLGLGDLFAEETHKALQTVVSSMKNNKNGEEEELYMTALRFKLLRLHGYDVSQDVFNAVSITKCSDIKGLLELFEASYLAFEGETILDEAKAFSMEALRNVYPTLDLNLAKEVAHALELPMHWRVQWFDVKWRITMYETYNKNIDKGFLELAKLNFNTVQAILQKDLREISRWWRNLRIMEGLNFTRDRLAESFLCSVGLTYEPQYSCFRKCLTKITTMILIIDDVYDVYGSIEELEQFTEAVDRWDSSKTQDLPECMKTCFQALYDITNEIAYDIQELNGWQVQALLHLRKAWAGFCKALFVEAKWYNKGYSPSLEEYLSNALISSGAIVISIHTMLSVGSTDEKIINLLGKDEDLAYNISIITRLHNDLGTSMAEKERGDAPSSIHCYAREMNVSEKEAEEHIKNMINNTWKKINGQCLNNQSHNLLPCSFVKVTTNVARMVQCLYQFGDGFGIQDRETRNHIISLLIEPINLDKTAKD, encoded by the exons atgGAGTGTAGTAGGCAAGTGCAGGTAGTAGATGACAAGCAGCAAGTTGTAAGTTGCCACTTGAAATCAGCAGCCTTTGATGAGATCCAACAAAGACGATCTGCAAATTATAAGGCTAACATTTGGCAATATGATTTCTTACAATCCCTTCCAACCATATATAAT GGTGTGGAATACACGTTAAGGGTTGAGAATTTGAAAGAGAATGTGAAGGACATGTTTGTGGAAGCAAAGGACCAATTAGCCAAATTGGAGCTGATTGACATTATCAGAAAACTAGGCCTTGGGGACCTTTTTGCAGAGGAAACGCATAAAGCTTTACAAACTGTAGTATCTTCcatgaaaaacaacaaaaatggtgaagaagaagaactCTATATGACTGCTTTACGCTTCAAGCTCCTTAGGCTGCATGGCTACGACGTTTCCCAAG ATGTATTCAATGCAGTCTCAATAACCAAATGCAGTGACATCAAGGGATTGCTTGAACTCTTTGAAGCTTCGTATCTAGCTTTTGAAGGAGAAACCATTTTGGATGAAGCTAAAGCTTTTTCAATGGAAGCTCTTAGGAATGTTTATCCTACACTGGATTTGAACTTAGCTAAGGAAGTTGCTCATGCTTTGGAACTTCCAATGCATTGGAGAGTACAGTGGTTTGATGTTAAATGGCGCATCACCATGTATGAAACATACAATAAAAACATAGACAAAGGTTTTCTTGAATTGGCTAAACTTAACTTTAACACAGTCCAAGCCATACTTCAGAAAGATCTAAGGGAAATTTCCAG GTGGTGGAGGAACCTAAGGATAATGGAGGGTTTAAACTTTACAAGGGATCGATTGGCTGAAAGTTTCTTATGCTCAGTTGGACTTACTTACGAGCCTCAATACAGTTGTTTCAGAAAATGTCTCACTAAGATTACCACCATGATATTAATCATAGATGATGTTTATGATGTTTATGGTTCCATTGAAGAGCTAGAGCAATTCACCGAGGCTGTTGAcag GTGGGATTCAAGCAAAACTCAGGATCTACCCGAGTGCATGAAAACATGCTTTCAAGCTCTATACGATATTACCAATGAAATTGCTTATGACATACAAGAACTCAATGGTTGGCAAGTCCAAGCACTACTTCATCTGAGGAAAGCG TGGGCAGGATTTTGTAAAGCACTATTTGTAGAAGCAAAATGGTATAATAAAGGATATAGTCCTTCCCTTGAAGAATATTTAAGCAATGCATTAATTTCATCAGGAGCCATTGTGATTTCCATTCACACAATGCTCTCAGTGGGGAGTACTgatgaaaaaattatcaatcTATTGGGAAAAGATGAAGATCTTGCTTACAACATCAGCATCATAACACGACTTCACAACGATTTAGGAACTtcaatg GCGGAGAAAGAGAGAGGGGATGCACCATCATCAATCCATTGTTACGCGCGAGAAATGAATGTTTCAGAGAAAGAAGCTGaagaacatatcaagaacatgaTCAACAATacatggaagaaaataaatggGCAATGTTTGAATAATCAATCACATAATTTGCTCCCATGTTCTTTTGTTAAGGTTACTACTAACGTTGCACGTATGGTGCAATGTCTGTATCAGTTTGGTGATGGGTTCGGCATTCAAGACCGAGAGACTCGAAACCATATCATTTCTCTTTTAATTGAGCCAATCAATTTGGATAAGACTGCAAAGGATTAA
- the LOC105776192 gene encoding uncharacterized protein LOC105776192: protein MSKKKAFSGSTMTLKDFHGGSIPSDLPLPSAPGVTVRPTDRSGYDRATSWGNQVGRPDHRARPNSSPATRHFDDKSPFLTSSVHIGRYFDEDERKPLDGVSAPRRTIADESLGVPVSQMELKPESAYAGRVSGRYGSASVSSSMGGSGNLYSSRVSEAAAVGVSSQSSGGNRVQAVSGWYPNAWAARKEATASAAETVQSVWSEQSAVSKLAHASAMEKISSGRWQSKQSIQYQKDVDVSKHSETETGLHSQGYDVIAVAGREHSDVISARQVERGVNVEHGINCGRKVSPDYERNPRPNFLEVKENRSVVYGDGIPSARSDGKFGGPKLQPSPSEASERPKLKLLPRTKPLDNLEPPFVDAKQEQQQLSESVLTHGGIGNDSYGYVNIVKPGSAGSENGNQAVERPKLNLKPRSQPVEQLEGNIEKERNALFGGARPREMVLKERGIDDSIHEPDQHPDRVVKHNVPRSEKVAEQAAPHPSERVGNPPVDQRAGRKSERNHGVYNERVDTQRRNRPNENRRNDKEIERQQRQERQPSPETWRKPAEQPKPVSPEAAGVRYGKAASALELAQAFSKSFSDQKTDDRYAGQRSLPGRPQMPFSRLMGPTPRPQINGY, encoded by the exons ATGTCAAAGAAGAAAGCTTTCAGTGGCAGTACCATGACTTTAAAAGATTTTCATGGCGGTTCTATCCCTAGCGATCTTCCTTTACCTTCTGCCCCTGGCGT GACTGTTAGGCCTACCGATCGTTCAGGTTATGATAGAGCAACATCATGGGGAAACCAGGTAGGCCGACCCGATCATCGTGCCCGGCCCAATTCGTCACCTGCAACTAGGCATTTTGATGATAAATCTCCATTTCTTACTAGTTCAGTTCATATTGGTCGTTATTTTGATGAAGATGAAAGGAAGCCGTTGGATGGGGTTTCTGCCCCGCGTAGAACTATTGCCGATGAGAGTTTAGGGGTTCCTGTTAGTCAGATGGAGCTGAAGCCTGAGTCTGCTTATGCAGGGAGGGTTTCGGGTCGATATGGGTCTGCTTCGGTGTCTTCGTCAATGGGTGGTTCGGGGAATCTGTACTCTAGTCGAGTGTCCGAGGCTGCTGCTGTTGGTGTAAGTTCTCAGAGTTCTGGGGGGAACCGTGTGCAGGCTGTTTCTGGGTGGTATCCTAATGCATGGGCAGCTAGGAAGGAGGCGACAGCGAGTGCTGCTGAGACTGTACAATCTGTATGGTCTGAACAAAGTGCTGTCTCGAAGTTGGCTCATGCTAGTGCTATGGAAAAGATTTCCTCAGGTAGATGGCAGTCAAAGCAGTCTATTCAATATCAGAAAGATGTCGATGTTAGTAAACATTCAGAAACAGAAACCGGCTTGCACTCCCAGGGTTATGATGTGATTGCTGTGGCTGGGAGGGAACATTCTGATGTGATATCGGCAAGGCAAGTTGAAAGGGGTGTGAATGTTGAACATGGAATTAACTGTGGTAGAAAGGTGTCACCAGACTATGAGAGGAATCCTCGTCCTAACTTTTTGGAAGTTAAAGAAAACAGATCAGTAGTATATGGTGATGGAATTCCGTCAGCTCGATCAGATGGCAAATTTGGTGGTCCTAAGTTGCAGCCATCACCGTCAGAAGCATCTGAGCGGCCCAAGTTGAAGTTACTTCCTCGCACCAAGCCATTGGATAATTTAGAACCACCTTTTGTTGATGCTAAGCAG GAGCAGCAGCAGTTGAGTGAATCTGTTCTTACTCATGGTGGAATTGGTAATGATTCATATGGATATGTGAATATTGTGAAACCTGGTTCAGCTGGTAGTGAGAATGGGAACCAGGCGGTGGAGCGTCCTAAGCTGAATTTAAAGCCTCGATCACAGCCTGTTGAACAGTTGGAGGGTAACATTGAGAAAGAAAG AAATGCGTTGTTCGGCGGTGCTCGCCCACGAGAAATG GTTCTGAAGGAGAGAGGGATTGATGACAGCATCCATGAGCCGGACCAACATCCTGATAG GGTCGTCAAACATAATGTTCCGAGGAGTGAAAAAGTAGCAGAGCAAGCAGCTCCTCATCCCAGTGAAAGAGTTGGGAATCCTCCTGTTGATCAGAGAGCTGGAAGAAAATCTGAGAGAAACCATGGTGTTTACAATGAAAGAGTTGATACGCAGAGGAGGAACCGGCCTAATGAAAACCGGCGGAATGACAAGGAAATTGAGAGGCAGCAGCGGCAGGAGAGGCAGCCATCACCTGAGACCTGGCGTAAGCCTGCGGAACAGCCTAAACCAGTCTCTCCTGAAGCTGCTGGTGTGCGCTATGGAAAAGCAGCATCAGCTTTGGAGCTTGCTCAAGCCTTTTCCAAATCATTCTCAGATCAGAAAACAGATGATCGATATGCTGGGCAAAGGAGTCTTCCTGGCCGTCCTCAAATGCCCTTTTCTCGGCTGATGGGCCCAACTCCAAGGCCTCAGATAAATGGTTACTAA